From the Wolbachia endosymbiont (group B) of Protocalliphora azurea genome, one window contains:
- a CDS encoding IS630 family transposase (programmed frameshift): MALRSKLLDEKVVNLAKEMLKKVRNNAYVSKKLQAVIAGKESSISAVARICKISRTALTEWIKHLKFGRVERLFAPSQRRRKSKLKKNQREQIEIWVERNPNITIKEVQIKISEEFGLNISKSTVHREIQRMKFSYITPRPMHHKQDKNKQEEFKKYFNKIVNSHPEKEVFFDESRFGTHSKIGHGWFKKGVRTQVKMKIGRQNFYIYSAVNPRSGKKISLLAPYVNTDCMNIFLEQMSKDLGTKKAFLVMDCASWHRSKSLKFQENITIIYLPPYSPELNPVERLWQYIKYNTLRNRVYDTIGLLADVLCNFIVSISSTTIKRVCNVSYLFD; encoded by the exons ATGGCATTAAGGTCAAAACTATTAGACGAAAAAGTTGTAAATTTGGCGAAAGAAATGTTAAAAAAGGTCAGAAATAACGCATATGTTTCAAAAAAGTTACAAGCGGTGATAGCAGGAAAAGAAAGTAGTATAAGCGCTGTGGCAAGAATATGTAAAATTTCAAGGACTGCTTTGACTGAATGGATAAAGCATCTAAAATTTGGTAGAGTAGAAAGATTATTTGCCCCGTCTCAGCGGCGAAGAAAAAGCAAATTAAAGAAAAATCAACGTGAGCAAATTGAAATATGGGTAGAAAGAAATCCAAATATTACTATTAAGGAAGTGCAGATAAAAATCTCAGAGGAATTTGGCCTAAACATTAGCAAATCAACAGTGCACCGTGAGATACAAAGGATGAAATTTTCTTATATAACACCGAGGCCAATGCACCATAAACAAGATAAAAACAAGCAAGAAGAGTTTAAAAAATACTTCAATAAAATAGTCAATTCCCACCCTGAAAAAGAGGTG TTTTTTGATGAATCACGATTTGGAACTCATTCAAAAATCGGACACGGATGGTTTAAAAAAGGGGTCAGAACGCAGGTTAAAATGAAAATTGGTAGACAAAATTTCTATATCTACAGTGCGGTAAATCCAAGAAGTGGTAAGAAAATCAGCCTACTTGCTCCATATGTAAACACTGATTGTATGAATATATTTCTGGAGCAGATGTCGAAAGATTTAGGCACGAAAAAAGCCTTTCTTGTAATGGATTGTGCAAGTTGGCATAGATCAAAAAGTTTGAAATTTCAGGAAAACATTACCATTATATACTTGCCTCCTTATTCACCGGAACTGAATCCTGTTGAGAGGTTGTGGCAATATATCAAATACAATACTTTACGTAACAGAGTCTACGATACCATAGGCTTACTTGCAGATGTTCTGTGTAATTTTATTGTCAGTATTTCCAGCACTACTATTAAACGAGTTTGTAATGTTTCTTATTTGTTCGATTAG